The genome window CGGCAGATCCAGCCCTTCGCGCAGCAGATTGATGCCGACCAGGCAATCGAATTCTCCAAGGCGCAGGTCGCGCAGGATCGCGATCCGCTCTAGCGTCTCGATCTCGGAGTGCAGGTAGCGGGCGCGCACGCCCATCTCGATGAGGTAGTCGGTCAGATCCTCCGCCATCTTCTTGGTCAAGGTCGTCACCAACACGCGCTCGCCCGCCTGCGCGCGGAGGCGCACCTCCTCCATGAGGTCGTCGACTTGGCCCTTGGTGGGGCGGACTTCGATCTTCGGGTCGACGAGCCCGGTCGGGCGGATGATCTGTTCGACCACTTGCGACGCATGCTTGCGCTCGTACGTGCCGGGCGTCGCAGACACGTAGACCACCTGATTGATGTGCTTGTCGAACTCCTCAAAGGTGAGCGGCCGGTTGTCGATCGCTGATGGCAATCTGAATCCGTACTCGATCAGCGCCTCTTTGCGCGAGCGGTCGCCCGCGTACATGCCGTGCACCTGCGGCAACGTCACGTGTGATTCATCGACGAACAGCAGCCAGTCGTCCGGGAAGAAGTCCAATAGACAGAACGGGGTTTGACCAGGAGCACGGCCGGTGAGGTGACGCGAGTAGTTCTCGATGCCGTTGCAGTAACCGAGTTCGCGCAACATCTCGAGGTCGTTGCGCGTCCGCATCTCCAGTCGCTGCGCCTCGAGCAGCTTGTTCTCTCGTTTCAAGAACGCCAGGCGTTCGTCGAGCTCCGCCTCGATGCTCACGAGCGCGCGGCGCAGCTTCTCTTCCGGCGTGATGAAGTGCTTGGCCGGGAAGATCGTGATGTCGCCGAGGTCGTCGAGCATCTCGCCCGTGACCTGATTCACCCGCGTGATGTGCTCGATCTCGTCGCCGAAGAAATCGATGCGCGTCACGATCTCGTCGTCGACCGCGACGTATTCGAGCACGTCGCCGCGCACGCGGAACGTGCCGCGCACCATCGCGAGGTCGTTGCGCGTGTACTGCATGTCGACGAGCTTGCGCAGCAGCTTATCGCGGTCGA of Candidatus Tumulicola sp. contains these proteins:
- the uvrB gene encoding excinuclease ABC subunit UvrB produces the protein MPKFKVEAPFRPSGDQPAAIDALASGLERGDRAHTLLGVTGSGKTATMAWTIERAQKPTLILSHNKTLAAQLCGEFKEFFPNNAVEYFVSYFDYYQPEAYIPSSDTYIEKDSSINEEIERLRHSATQSLLTRPDTIIVASVSCIFGLGSPSDYMEMSLRLRRGEQFDRDKLLRKLVDMQYTRNDLAMVRGTFRVRGDVLEYVAVDDEIVTRIDFFGDEIEHITRVNQVTGEMLDDLGDITIFPAKHFITPEEKLRRALVSIEAELDERLAFLKRENKLLEAQRLEMRTRNDLEMLRELGYCNGIENYSRHLTGRAPGQTPFCLLDFFPDDWLLFVDESHVTLPQVHGMYAGDRSRKEALIEYGFRLPSAIDNRPLTFEEFDKHINQVVYVSATPGTYERKHASQVVEQIIRPTGLVDPKIEVRPTKGQVDDLMEEVRLRAQAGERVLVTTLTKKMAEDLTDYLIEMGVRARYLHSEIETLERIAILRDLRLGEFDCLVGINLLREGLDLPEVSLVAILDADKEGYLRSEVSLIQTIGRAARNISGTVLMYADNVTQSMERAINETARRRVRQVAYNAEHHIDPQSIRKAVRDILAAALSNDDERKRTRAGKLKDVPRDVLLATCVKLEKEMRAAAQRLEFEKAAALRDELWELRKQLPDGGDPALSRKAPNVFGEKLREAALF